From the genome of Bacteroidota bacterium:
AATATGGCTACAGCTGCCGCGTGGCGGAGTTGGTTACACGTATTGCCTAATTAAGTGAGTAGTTAGCAAGTAGCAGTTAGCAGTTTCGAACGGAATTCGAGCGCTTCAACTGCTACCTGCTAACTCCTAACTGCTAACTTTTTGATCCCCATGATTCATATAGAAAAATGTAATCCTGCCGGTCGTCGTGCGGTTGTGCGCGTGGATTTCAACGTGCCCCTCGATGATGCAGGCAATATCACGGACGATATCCGTATCGCGGGTGCTTTGCCGACCATCAATTTCATTTTGAATGGCGGCGGTTCGGTGGTGCTGATGTCCCATATGGGTCGTCCGAAAAAGGAAGGCCGCGAACCCAATACCTTGCACCGCGTGGTGGCCCATTTGAGCAAACTGCTCGGGAAGCCCGTGCAATTTGCGGACGATTGCATTTCGGATGCAGCGTTTGCAGCGTCAGCGGCTTTGAAGGCAGGGGAGGTTTTGCTGTTGGAAAACCTGCGTTACTACGACGAAGAAGAAAAGGGCGATGTCGCTTTTGCCGAGAAGTTGAGCAAACACGGCGACTACTACGTCAATGACGCCTTTGGTGCTGCCCACCGCGCCCATGCGAGCACATCTGTGATCGCTCAATTCTTCAAGGAAAAATACGCTGGCTACCTGATGGCCCGCGAAGTGGAAACGGCCCACAAGGTCATGGACAATCCTGAGCGTCCATTTACTGCGATCATGGGCGGGGCCAAGGTGAGCGACAAGATTCAAATGATCACGCGCCTGCTCGACAAGGTCGACAATCTCCTGATCGGCGGCGGCATGGCCTACACCTTCCTCAAAGCCAAAGGCCACGAGGTCGGCAAGTCCCTGGTCGAAGACGACAAAGTGATCATGGCGGCGGCGATCATCAAAGCCGCACGTGGCAAGGGCGTGACGCTGATCATTCCGGTGGACAGCGTGGTGGCCGATAAATTCGCGGAGGATGCGAAGACGGCTTTGGTGCAAAACAATCAGATTCCGGCCGA
Proteins encoded in this window:
- a CDS encoding phosphoglycerate kinase, coding for MIHIEKCNPAGRRAVVRVDFNVPLDDAGNITDDIRIAGALPTINFILNGGGSVVLMSHMGRPKKEGREPNTLHRVVAHLSKLLGKPVQFADDCISDAAFAASAALKAGEVLLLENLRYYDEEEKGDVAFAEKLSKHGDYYVNDAFGAAHRAHASTSVIAQFFKEKYAGYLMAREVETAHKVMDNPERPFTAIMGGAKVSDKIQMITRLLDKVDNLLIGGGMAYTFLKAKGHEVGKSLVEDDKVIMAAAIIKAARGKGVTLIIPVDSVVADKFAEDAKTALVQNNQIPADMMGLDIGPETFKVFYDIIMKSKTIMWNGPMGVFEMAPFAQGTLAVAKALAEATAAGAFTLVGGGDSAAAVKLAGLDDEVSYVSTGGGALLELLEGKELPGVVALGE